ATTTTCAAACGGTTAAGCTGTTGTAAAGTTGTTACACGACAgcttattttgtaaacatttcgaATAAACACGGAATATCCGAACTGACGGATTTATCTAAGAACAAAAATGGCGATACTTCCTTGGTGTGGACAATATTTTACTACAGTTTCATTATTCATCTCCGGCATGCGTTACAACGGacatgaattatttatactgGTACCTTGCGTTATCCCCAATTTAAGTCGGTGGTTAATCTCGTCAAATCGTTAGACTAGCTTATGTTTAATGCTGGCTTATGTTTAATGCTGTTATATGCTGTTTTAGAAGATTTTGCACGTTTATTGACCACAAATTATATGTAAACTTGAACTAGAGTTGTTATAGTGTACCCAGCTCCGCATCCCCATCGAAAATAGAAACATGTATCCATATTTACGCGGCCAAATCGACCAGATGTCCGGGCATGGGATAGGAGAAATAACGGATttaaatactgtaaaaaaaacggtatacataataattaaatctatttaaatatttaagaaaaaaatgttacgAAATATTTGGCTTGAatagaaataaagtaaaaactaaGCTTGAAAATTCTAGTTTTCGTTGActtgcttttaaaaatatatataaaatgcttAACCGTCCTTGACATCTGATGAGTCCTGTCTGGCTGCATTATTTTAAGGTTACCAGAGAAGTTTATATAGTTATGTATATGATTGTGCTGACTAAATCTCCTCGCTTAATACATGAACGACCTTTCCATGGAAACGACTTCTAGTATTTAATGTCCGACATACCGCATATCTAAAATGCGACGCAAGGCTCACATACGCAGATGTTGCAATTAAATTCTCAGACATTGTctggtttgttttattttgagtttATGTTACAAGGacgtttacaaaataaactaagttttggtttcaaacaggaaaaaacaacattgaaatcAGTAAACATGGTCGCTGATGCGgtaacattgtattttttatgttttcagtCCTTAGtattttttgtaagaaaattTATCGAAGTCTTTGCATATTATTTGTTCtaatatctttttttgaaattataattcCAGCGttactttgataaaatatttctattgaaAGCTAAATTAATAATTAGAAACAAAGGGAGGTTAAGACAATCAGTATTGACAGCTAAAATCGGCGGCTTTTCACATAACAACATTGATAATGTTTCATTCCAAAATGCTtgcatcatatttattttagaaagttaaattttatttgaaaatgttcagcCTTTCTCCAGTTATTTCTCCTCCTTTCTATAACCTCAAAGGAAACTGCAATGCTCAGGAACTTGACTCAGAGCTTGGTAGGGAAATcattttttaaccaaatactgtcacaaatttaatcaaaataagtttctgttttgaaaacaaagaaatccGTTTCGCGTGCAGCTAGCTGGAGGGGTGGGGATGGTCCCGGGATGGGGGTGGTCCCGATACGAGTCAGTCAGGGGCAAGGTTAAGATACCGGAAGTCGGAAAACATGTGGGCAACCGTTATTCTATGAAAATTTTACCTGATAGTTATTTCCATTGAATTTGGATTGTTAAAAAGTTGATGGTTATTTGGTAATTAcgcattaattaaatattggtAATAATTATCGTAATTTGGAAAACCAGTTTTCAGCATGCCAAATTCCCCAAATATGTATATTGGCAGTCTTTTGCTCAGAAATACCACACCGAACCCTCGTGAATTAAATTAAACGTAACTTTCATTTTCATCTATTATGATCATCATTTTCTTTCTGATCTTCCATTTAAATTTTCGACAACATATCTTCAAACACGCTCATGAGGAGCGCTTCGAAAACGGTATTTATAGGTTTTGAGATGATGTTCGCTAAATCTAAGGCGGCTGTTGACCTTGCTGTTGCGGCTACCTTTTAAAGCACACAGTTGGTATGTCATACACGTGACTGTATGCTTACTTCAAACACTGCAAGTTGTTGTTCTTCATTTCAGACACTCGCCTTTTTCATTCCTACACAGAAGGACCTGTTTGTTTCTCACTTACCAAATAAAGAAAGAACATAACACTGGCACTGTTGTGTATCAAATCAGtgaaatgaaacaatttataGACTGGTATGCACATTTTATGTTAGGTCACTGAAGACGTAGCGACATATTTACTCTATTATAAAGGCACTGTAAATGTAAGGAGGTAGAGGAATCGTCCTCGAGATATTGGACTCTGATCTCAGACCTAATGGATATACCGAAATAGCGGTTCTGGATGGTTTCTCTAACAGGGTAATGTAATGGTCAATACGAGAGTCATTATAATTTAACTCAATTCCCCAGTGTATCAATATGTGTATTTCAGTAAGAATTATGCTACTGTCTTGTAACCATTGGTGGCTTCGCCGCCGGTCCccttgtttatttatacatatccAGAGAGAAACAGTATTATAAAATTTGTCAAATATGCCTGGTCACCGATTATTGGATGCTCATATCCCGGTAAGCCAGACAAAAATGCACGGTTGTTTGAACGTGCCATCGCTTAGGGCCAGGCCTAGCCCAAATAGTGGAATAGGTCATTTTGGACTCCCTCCTTCTGTTCACGAACACGAGCCTTACATGGACAGTACCAGTCTATAGAGGCGTAAATGTCCGCAAAGGAATCCAGACTACAATACTTGTACAAATACTGTGTAATCAATAGAAGTTTAGGCCTACGCTACAGCTTGGCATACGTTTTCCATGAGCACGACCCTTAGTGATATAAAGCAAGGTCAAATAGGCATTGGGTTGCCGATTTCATGCTCCAACCTCTCAGGTACAGCCTTAAGGGCAAGGCTGTTTAATTTTGCTATCACTTAGTGCACTGCTTAGGGTAACTCGACTCTTGTGGTATATTTGCTAGTTACGATGAGCGAGAGCCATAGAGCTGCAAAATGAGTCAAATATGCCTCGGGGATCGATTGCATGCCCGCTTCCGGCGTAGCAAGCCTAAAAGGCAGGTATAAAACGTGATTTTTAAGCCCCTTTCTCGTCTCTACAAGCACGACTCTAACATGCTTGGTTGAATTTGCCTTAACctaattaaacatgcattatatGTATACGActtccattttgttttaattgacattGGAATacattaaatcttatttgtttgaagtttcaaaactaaataaaaagagctgtgtgtgttttcataatcaacacgtgttgttgttgttttaaattgattgctatTTGATAAAATTTGCCCTTGCaatatatcaaatgaaataataaacaaatcacACGAGTTTTGCTGCATGCATATTGTATTTAGAAAGCTCAGATTAGGAACAAAACAGGCACACAGCGATATAGTAACAATATATATCGACATCAAGATCACAGAGAATGCTTGGGGAAACACATATTCATAAttgcttatattttaaatttcaaaatgactATCAAAACTAGcatatatgttattaatatatactTAACATATACATCCACTAACCCGGATTTTCACAGTACATCTGCTATTTGCTTTGAAACATAATACTTAATACTTGAAAAGACTATACATGTGGTTAAGCAACTTTATAGCATCGTAAATTTGTCCATAGGAAacgataatattttttttgcatttgataaaaaaatcggaattaatttcatttttgttaacaAAAGCGTCTGAGTGGAAAAGGGTCTCTTCAATCAAAGAGCGTACAGCATATATAGCATGCACCGGAATAATCTGACACACATTAATTCAGTTACGGTCACAGAATAAGCAAGTGAAAGCTTCAATAAAAGGGTTACTGAACAATCGAATGATgtgtgcagtaactattacatattatattcatttactactacaataatcTTACATTATTACTACCACTTGTTTCAAAAATGTCAAACCTTACACCAATAGTTCTGAAGACAATATAATTAAGACTGACACCCACGCAAAAGGACAAAGAAAACACTGCCGTAGCATCTTAGCAATGGTCGTTATATAATCACGATTCTAGTTGGACACATCTTTCAGATCGGGAGTTTATTCATATCTCAAAGCGGAGTCAGAGTCGTCTTCGGCCATGTCTTCGAAACCACCATCTTGATTTTCGTTTTCCTCAACGGATCCACTGTCAAGGTCATCAGATGCCGGGTCAAAGATATTAGAGGAGAGGTCATTAGTGTCATCTTGGCTCTCATTCGCTGGCGTGTCGATGTTGCACGGGATACGGAAACAGCCGATGTTCTGATAGGCGCTGCGAACGTGACCCTGCAATGTATGGTGTAATGGTCCGTATAAAAAAGTTTCTTATATAGATCAGAAACGCCACATAGTGTTAGTGACGAACACAATATCGGCTAAAACTTACTAGCGAATCCAAACATATTGAAGCCGCAATATATAATGGTATATCTTAATAGCTACTGTGGCAAGCAAATGCTACAAGAAATAAAACGAATCTAAAGAAGACGAGACATGTTTTACAGATAAGGATGCCCATATTGAAATAttcctttttaaattttatttatacctTGATGTTGGCGGTTCCGGTGATGCGCGCGCACATAGTTCGGCGGCTCCTGTTGATACTGTACAGGTTGGCACACAGACGGCTGGAGCGTGACACGAGGTGGGGCACGTGGTAGCAGTACTTGAAGGTGGACCTGGCCACTACAGCAGGATTAACAAAAGGGACATTGTGATAACATCTTATCAACCATATATTTCACAGTGGCATTTGACAAATTTCGAAATACAATGTACTCTAAAATGTATGCCATTTTTACCAATGATCCCATAATAATGTTGGTCAAATTTGTGAAAGTCTAAAGTATAGGAGGCGGTCGTTTGTAGTGTATTAGGGACGGTTGCATTTTCTGTTGTTTGGAGTGTATAGGAGACTGTCTTATCTGTGGTCGTTTGTAGTGTGGTGGAGGCGGTCTTATTAAGGGTTATTTAAAAGGTGTAGGCGGTCGTATTTAGGGTTTTCTAAAGTGTGGAGGTTACAATCTTATTAACGGTTGATTGTAGTGTATGAGAGACGGTCACATTTGCCgttatttaaagtgtttagGAGACGGCCTTATCTGCGATCGTTTGTAATGTGGAGGAGGCGGTCTTATTAGGGGCTATATAAAGTATGTAGGAGGCGTTTGTATTTTCGGTCACCTGTAGTGTGGAGGATGCGCTCGAATTTACGGTTGTATGTTCTGTGGAAGAGGCGGTCGTATTAACAGTTATTTTGAAGTGTGTAGAAAGTACTTGTTTTTGCCGTCGTCTGAGGTGAGTAAGTTGCGGTCAAATTTACGGGCATTTGTAGTGTATAGAAAACGGTCGTTTTTACGATCGTCTGTTGTGTGGAGAAGACGGCTTCCTTACTTACGGTCGTCTGTAGTGTGGAGGAGGCGGTATCCTTACAAACGGTCGTCTGTGGTTTAGAGGAGGCTGTATCCTTACTTACGGTCGCCTGTAGTGGGGATGGTGCGGTATCCTTACTTACGGTCGTCTGTAGTGTGGAGGAGGCGGTATCCTTACTTACGGTCGTCTGTAATGTGGAGGAGGCGGTATCCTTACTTACGGTCGTCTGTAGTGTGAATGGTGCATATCCTTACCAACGGTCGTCTGTAGTGTGGATGGTGCGGTATCCTTACCAACGGTCGTCTGTAGTGTCAATGAGGCGGTATCATTACTTACTGTCGTCTGTAGTGTGGATGGTGCGGTATCCTTACTTACGGTCGTCTGTAGTGTGGTTGGTGAGGTATCCTTACTTACGGTCGTCTGTAGTGGGGATGTTGCGGTATCCTTACTTACGGTCGTCTGTAGTGTGGAGAAGGCTGTATCCTTACATACGTTCCTCTGTGGTTTAGAGGAGGCTGTATCCTTACTTATGGTCGTCTGTAGTGCGAATGGTGCAGTATCCTTACCAACGGTCGTCTGTAGTGTGGATGGTGCGGTATCATTACTTACGGTCGCCTGTAGTGGGGATGGTGCGGTTCCCTAACTTACGGTCGTCGGTAGTGTGGAGGAGTTGGTGTCCTTACTTACGGTCGTCTGTAGTGTAGATGGTGTGGTATCCTTACTTACGGTCTTCTGTAGTGTGGATGGTGAAGTATCCTTACTTACGGTCGTCTGTAGTGTGGAGGAGTTGGTGTCCTTACTTACGGTCGTCGGTAGTGTGGATGGTGCAGTATCCTTACTTACGGTCGTCTGTAGTGTGGAGGAGTTGGTGTCCTTACTTACGGTCGTCTGTAGTGTGGATGGTGCGGTATCCTTACCAACGGTCGTCTTTAGTGTGAATGAGGCGGTATCATTACTTACGATCGTCTGTAGTGTGAAGGAGGCGGTATCATTACTCACGGTCGTCTGTAGTGTGGATGGTGCGGTATCCTTAATTACAGTCGTCTGTAGTGTGGATGATGCGGTATCCTTACTTACGGTCGTCTGTAGTGTATATGGTGCAGTATCTTACCAACGGTCGTCTGTAGGGTGAAAGAGGCGGTATCAATACTTACGGTCGTCTGTAGTGTGGATGGTGCGGTACCCTTACTAACGGTCGTCTGTAGTGCAGCTGGTGTAGTGTCCTTACTAACGGTCGTCTGTAGTGTAGATGGTATGGTATCCTTACCTACGGTCGCCTGTAGTGTGAAAGAGGCGGTATCCTTACCAACGGTCGTCTGTGGTTAAGAGGAGGCGGTATCCTTACCAACGGTCGTCTGTGGTTTAGCGGAGGCGGTATCCTTATCAACGGTCGTGTGTGGTTTAGAGGAGGCGGTTTTCGTACATACGGTCGTTTGCAGTATAGACATTGACTTATCCGTACTTACAGTTATTTAAAGTATAGAGGAGCCGGTATCCATTCAGGGTGAAAGAGAGCAGGAATCTCCTGTAGTGCTGATACTCCACCCGGATACACACTGGAAATGTAGCAGAGGCAGTTTGTCAGTACAAGGCATACAGCAAACTGTAAAATACTTATACAGCAACGTAAAAAAAGTGTAACTAacgaatacaaatataatgaaaatctAACTGCTTTCTTACTGTTGATAGTGAAGCGATGGTAGCTGTAGTAGTGTTCCACAGCAAATGTTTGCATGACGCATGCAGCACAGCCCCGCTTGAAACACTGGACAAATTGCTGGCGTGGGCATttgtggtagtggtggtggtggtggtgatgatgatgatgcgtCCACCACAGTTTTAAGTCGTTTGTTGTCCTCACTTCTGTAATGGATAGAGAACGAATGGTGTTGAAGGCACTTATTTATTACTAATCCAAAATGCTCGAGTTATTAGTTTGCCATCTTGTCAAACCTACACATTTCCGATTAAGTACTTAATAAAACAGTTATGATTTGTATAAGTAATTATGTACTATGAATTCAAATACCTTTACGTGGAGCACTTTTGAAAGCATCGAGGAGACTGGCTATTTTCGGGTCTGCTTCTACAACAATAGAATCGAAATAGTAAAATGAAACAACCTAGAATTGTCATTGGCTGCTACCATACAACTCGCATATCATGCCTTGCCTTGTGTGGATCACTCTTTTGAGATATATTATGACTATATTTCCATATTGTATGATTAAGTGTTTGATAAACTTTCTGAATGATTGTAACATGTGTCCTGTACATCCAATGCTATCGTGTATACGTTCTGACAACACCTACGTATCATATGACGGTTGTTATACGTCACATatagactatatatatatatatatgtataccacgGGAGCATATATAGACTTTGTGACATATTGTGACGTTGCGGATGATTTTTAGACTAtgtgcgcatgcgcgcaggtagtcttaagaccacaaactccaaagaactatcaacttctattcatgtcgttttaaccatttttttgtctcaatgcgctctatgtttagcagaatgacgacgaaatcataaaaatagattacatGTAGTTGTATTGCGTTCCGAGTACGAGTTCTTggttgttcggctatttccgcgctgtatttctgtatcccggcgttttatttttagcaggatataactatttttagatcgttatatttatcagattaaattgggtcaaaataatggaagctctggtaggaaggtaatatactgatattcactctgagtttagcccaagatgttctagaaattattaccgaccgcaagtgtcccatcgcctgcagggaTTGTTATTATAACCAGTAGTGACCCtaaagcacgcttatttgtaatggtgtatatttgatattactttaatgagataagaaacaaaaatgattgtctgaaagtcaaaatagttgtatctcaatttcgcgttgctaatgcttcaaatactatgatatgCCTGctatacaattacaaaatactattcattctatgattttaggcgtatacttttctaataagatgttttcatttttttgcgtaataGCTTCGTTCCGGTGAAATCTTGCCATTGTTTTGGACATAAggctttaatttattttaacacacatgccctgatacgacagtgagtcatgcatacgcttgatgaagcaaagtagttcggatttaacCTGTTAAACATCTAAAGTGTACGAAGCTTTCATAACAGTACTTGACgtattatttctacacagataTTAACGtaacacataaataacatttatttatcaataaaacttgaaaaagcacaatgatattcccattcttagaacagacaatttccgataatctaaaaatagtttcaactacataAACTGacagattttctaaaaatagtttctacatacattaactgaccacatgtttgtcctcaccgcgggaaaacgatcCATCCGgtaagctctgcattttgataggaattatttctaaagttgctcgtaaaaataaaatcattttcctcaaacatttaaaacgtgtatgttcataaaacttgccttACGTATggtatctaatcaaagcaccgaaaaacctttagaagtgattgaaaggggcatgtaattgtatttttaaatacatggggatcatgacgtcgactgaagtgatacgctgtgcattttgaatggaattattgctggagttgtttgttaacaaattatttttattaaacaaaacgtgtatgttcataaaaggaaatgatatatatgatgtacatgtactgtATTTTCCTATTGTATGATATAGCAGCGAAAACCCTTAAGAAACGAAAAGGGGCGTGCaatgtaacattaaatacatcCGGAAGGGGTATTACaacgattgaagtgacattttcataaacaaaatgacacaagccGCCCTAAAATAGataaagatatgtttgtttcctcgcccagtgtgggcacaagcggtcttggccctcggcacatttttcacttttatctatgtgcccttcacccattcccatagtttaaataaaatttgcaactctcacatatttgcccgcagatggtctttcagcgcctcgcgctttgattgTTTAAACGCTTCTCAACATAGAACTATTAACCAGTTAACTATGGAACCATGTGACGAAGGGGGCTTTGACAAACTGTATGAATGTTTATGTGATAAACTATTCGACTCTTCGATCCTAGTAACTTTCGCGCTATCACGTTGTCTTCTACATTACTTTAACTTTACGAATTAGTACTTCTCATACGTTTTAAGGACAATATTTTGCATAAGCTGAATGGATGCATAGGTGCATCATGACGTCAATTCCACTTCGGGGATGTCTCCAGTGTGCCTATGTTTTCTGGACACAAGACAGGCGTTTGACAGTGTCTTGGTCGACGGTCTTTTATTCAAGGTTATCCAGCtacataattgttatatatatcTACACAAGGAACGTGACAAGGATACGTATTCCACCTTTTTTGACAGTAATACCTTAGTAGCGTTTCATAATATGTATTCGAATGTGACAAGCCGTTGTAAGTATAAAGGACTGTACTCAAAGGAATTTCCGGTTTTACAAGGCACCAGACAGGGCGGGAAAAGTTCACCATTATTGTACCTCCTATTCATAGACGATGGAAGATGGAAGAAATTACTGGACAGTAAGGTAACTTGACCGGTAAAACATACATTGTTTGTAGATATTATAAGCTAGGGGTTGCCTAGCACTTGACAATGTTGggcatgaaaataaatgttccCCTTCTTGGAGAATCGTCAGAAACAGTCCAAATCTTCGGCCATTATGTGTAAAAATCCTAAATGCTGTCGGAAACGTTGTTTCACGTCCATATCCACAGCGATGTAATTTGTGCAATTTATTGACTGGAAACATGACTGAAcatgttctttgtttttgtcatttgagAAACAAATGGCAAAAGTAATACTGGAAAACTATCATTAAAACGTATGACTTACGTCAACTTTACCTCATTTATGTCAATGCCCTATGCTGACCAGTGTAAGCATTTGTGAAATGTTTCCTAGACAAATAGTTACGATTGCTTagataattatgatgaaatgGTTGCATGTGCTAGGTGTTATGCTTAAACTATAGCGCCTTGTTGATTGTACTTTTTGTCTGTATGTAAACTAGTGTGCGCAGTACCATATCACatattctttataaatgtatgttgtattattaaatgtgttgCATGGCATAAGTGTCAACTACATTcaattgcatatttaaatattgaacagtCCAAACATGTACTAAACacatatattatacaataatttatattattgtttatttaattcaaatataagtACATTTTGCTCTTCATaattaaaggaaatattttttataaacaaatatcacatattgaGTCTGTGTCTGACTTCTTATGAAAGATTGTCCGCGCAGAGAACGTTGGGCCCGGATCTTTTTAACCTTCTGTCCGAGAGCATAAAATGTCGGTAAAGATATTAAACGGTTCAAACTTCTGTTCACTTAAAATctgtaaaacaatgataacttttgcTTCAATGTGTACAATTTCCGCAACAGTCGTAATTTACCCAAGGAGGGTATATTAGTTCCGATTTGGTGCTATTGATGTGGTCCCCGACTGCAGACCGATAATTGTGCTGCTGACCCATTTTCTTAGAATTATATTTAaggaatttaattaattgttaatttttatcttcattttaataagttgttcaaaatgtttcaaactgTAGCTAGTTTGCTGTTGAGTTTAAAACGGTGTTTAGAGATGATACAAGTTGTTGCCACCTGTCATATTCCCACTGGTTTatggtttaataaaacaagCTGGCCCATGTGTTGGAAACCTGCTTCCGACTAACTCGTTTTCCTCTGCTTTTCTCTCTTTGGTTTTCTCTTTTTCCCCAAAAATTCAGAATTGTTTCAGATTTTATTACTCCAAAGCCGTTGCTGGTTAACTCGtacacaagacaacaaatatcGCGACAATAATTCAAGGAACTTCAAGTAGTGCAAACATAAAACTCGTTTTACCAGACTCCGATGCGTTTCCATGGGTGAAACCGAGCTCTTTGAGAAGGAAGGCGATATCGAGCTCGTCGTCCGGGCCTCCAGGCAACAGGATGACGTCACTTCCGTCATCTGCCACGAGCTCTAACTTATCTTCAGCAATGTCCACTGCAAAAGAGACGAATACAAAGTCTTCcctaaacatttatttacacgTTTTTCATTATTGAACCAATCAGAGGTCATCAACGATAAGGGGAGCCAAGTACATTAATGACATCATGTGCAAACTGCAGACGACTAATACAGGTTTTACTACATTTGtcttaaagaaattattaaaaataacagttaatTTACTAATAAATAAGTTGCAGCAGAAAGAGATATGTATCATATCTTATTAATAATCATGTCAGAGCCAAATCAACCTCGAAATTTTAGTTTCCAACgcgttcattattttttttcagaaacctGAGTTTAGCTCATTTTGTGCTCAAATGGTTCAAATTATATTCTTGGCTGCACTATGATGAAGTATAAATATACGTACGTATGTATACACTATGTTAATGAACGAAGACGTATTAAACGTCCATTTATcgaattaaataaaatgcaaataatgattttaagCGACGTGATTTAAAAAGAAAGCCCAGCCAGACCCATACAGCCTTCCCATTACAGCAAAACTCCCCCTACGGGACCCACCCCGCCTCCCCAATACAAGACACCTTCCGGCGCCACTGctataattcaaacaaaatgctaCGGAAGAGCAAAGGGAGCGCcgttaatgcaccagtcaattgtaaccacgcccccccccctccccccaggtccgggggtataccggggatagccgcgGAAATGGGTCGTAGTTTTACTTTTCAGGTGTGaacgcggtggttttgtcttcgctttaaatatagcggggaatgggccttacctagggtccctggggtgcaggggcatttggtggggattttaccgtctgttcgtccccgcaggacggggattttagccggggttggctggaccgatagtcaaagtccccgctattccccggacctggggaggcgtggttacaattgactggtgcataagtgcCGTGAAGTGCCGTGGAAAGACTTCCACAGATTTACCACCACAAACAAGGCCTTTAGTTGGACGCGTCTTGTAAACGTGGTAACCATAAACTCTACATGTTACCTGTTCATATCgtgttcaataaaaaatataatctaaAGGCCTGCAAATactcataaaataaatttaaacgtAACAGtagtattgtatatatgttatcgAAAAcgaatctttttttttcgcttgACCGAAGTTAAagtttatatgatatatattacaTAGTTTAACATCGACCAAGCTCAATAATctatacattatgtatttacaaattcaaaacaaacttACAGTTCAAGTACGGCTTTAACTCTTCATAGAACCTGACATTTGTCAGGCTCAGACACTGATGGACAGCCGCGGAAGCAAGAAGGAAAAAACTCCAAGAATTAAGTTGTGTCATCTTGCACGTGTGGTTCAAAACACAAGAATGCATGTGTGTCTGTAACGGGTCCATATATATACCGGTCAAAGATCCGGGTTAGCTGATTGTATCGGAAATGGACGGACGTATGTACGTAGC
The sequence above is drawn from the Mya arenaria isolate MELC-2E11 chromosome 14, ASM2691426v1 genome and encodes:
- the LOC128216965 gene encoding uncharacterized protein LOC128216965; the encoded protein is MTQLNSWSFFLLASAAVHQCLSLTNVRFYEELKPYLNLDIAEDKLELVADDGSDVILLPGGPDDELDIAFLLKELGFTHGNASESEADPKIASLLDAFKSAPRKEVRTTNDLKLWWTHHHHHHHHHHYHKCPRQQFVQCFKRGCAACVMQTFAVEHYYSYHRFTINMCIRVEYQHYRRFLLSFTLNGYRLLYTLNNLARSTFKYCYHVPHLVSRSSRLCANLYSINRSRRTMCARITGTANIKGHVRSAYQNIGCFRIPCNIDTPANESQDDTNDLSSNIFDPASDDLDSGSVEENENQDGGFEDMAEDDSDSALRYE